The following proteins are co-located in the Moraxella nasovis genome:
- a CDS encoding OmpA family protein, whose protein sequence is MTLINKLQHEVTPNVLAATVDRAGDEANKSNLLTAFYAIFAARLSEDKHEQAALVANQQDGNSILRALFGSEEAELNSRLAQDHNLSAETAGALTSVSAPLILAKIREWSSVKGTGVYLRDELAGLKSHIPAWALALLPAGLLAAPAATHVEPAPVVGKLEKVEKENKGGFLKGLLPLIGLIILGLLAWLLLRACQDKPAPVAAPVASTQEVPAVAANADVQPATVSLAVDETGKAIYSCSANASSEGVLSSVRTAIAGVFGTENCSLNTHNDYADNLPAAEYLPAIFGLMKDVPSSTVNIVDKTIYFNAANEADIEKLIADTTAIVPSDFTVVAEPALDVAAKVAQSVESAKVAITNMGEQPTVEGLIRALNLQIINFELDSAEIPAENKEILDLAADKFKELPDLALTIVGHTDNQASHEYNQELSEKRAAAVRDYLVSKGVSADRLTILGASYDFPVASNATEQGRFQNRRIEFRLVQDGEKIATVGNEVADKEAVAVEETSTTQPEATEKK, encoded by the coding sequence TTATTAATAAATTGCAACATGAAGTTACGCCAAATGTATTGGCAGCTACTGTTGACCGTGCTGGCGATGAAGCAAATAAGTCAAACCTATTGACAGCCTTTTATGCTATTTTTGCCGCTCGTTTATCAGAAGATAAACACGAACAAGCTGCTTTAGTAGCTAATCAGCAAGATGGTAACAGCATTTTGCGTGCATTATTTGGTTCTGAAGAAGCAGAACTAAACAGCCGTTTGGCACAAGATCATAATCTATCAGCTGAGACTGCTGGTGCTTTGACTTCAGTGAGTGCACCATTAATTTTAGCGAAAATTAGAGAATGGTCAAGCGTTAAGGGTACAGGCGTTTATTTGCGTGACGAACTTGCCGGTCTTAAGAGCCATATCCCTGCATGGGCATTAGCACTACTACCAGCAGGGCTGTTAGCAGCTCCAGCGGCAACGCATGTTGAGCCTGCTCCAGTAGTTGGTAAGCTTGAAAAAGTAGAAAAAGAAAACAAAGGCGGATTTTTAAAAGGGTTGTTGCCGTTAATTGGTCTAATTATCCTAGGTTTACTTGCATGGCTTTTATTGCGTGCTTGCCAAGATAAGCCTGCTCCAGTCGCTGCACCAGTTGCAAGTACTCAAGAAGTGCCAGCAGTTGCTGCCAATGCCGACGTTCAGCCTGCTACTGTAAGCTTAGCAGTTGACGAAACAGGTAAAGCAATCTACTCATGCTCTGCTAATGCAAGCTCTGAAGGCGTACTAAGCAGTGTACGTACTGCCATTGCAGGCGTGTTCGGTACTGAGAACTGTAGCCTAAATACGCACAATGATTATGCAGATAACCTACCAGCTGCCGAATATTTACCAGCCATTTTTGGTTTGATGAAAGATGTACCAAGCTCAACGGTTAATATCGTTGATAAGACTATCTATTTTAACGCAGCTAATGAAGCTGATATTGAGAAATTGATCGCAGACACCACAGCAATCGTACCAAGCGACTTTACCGTCGTTGCTGAGCCAGCACTTGACGTTGCTGCTAAAGTTGCTCAAAGCGTTGAGTCAGCTAAAGTTGCCATCACAAATATGGGCGAGCAACCAACAGTTGAAGGCTTAATTCGTGCATTAAACCTACAAATCATCAACTTTGAATTAGATTCTGCTGAAATCCCTGCCGAGAATAAAGAAATTCTTGATTTGGCAGCTGATAAGTTCAAAGAGCTACCTGATTTAGCTTTAACAATCGTTGGACACACTGACAACCAAGCATCTCACGAGTATAACCAAGAGTTATCAGAAAAGCGTGCTGCAGCTGTTCGTGATTATTTAGTATCTAAAGGCGTGTCAGCTGATCGTTTGACAATCTTGGGTGCAAGCTATGACTTCCCTGTGGCAAGTAACGCTACTGAACAAGGGCGTTTCCAAAACCGTCGTATTGAATTTCGCCTAGTTCAAGATGGTGAGAAGATTGCAACAGTGGGTAATGAAGTAGCGGATAAAGAAGCAGTGGCAGTTGAAGAAACATCAACAACTCAGCCAGAAGCAACCGAGAAAAAATAA
- a CDS encoding ribose-phosphate pyrophosphokinase, with protein sequence MSSYIAVFSGSANPQLAKTVADHLHIPLGKADITRFSDGEIAIEIKENVRGKDVFILQPTCVPTNDNLMEIVLLADALRRSSAGRITAVIPYFGYARQDRRPRSARVPISAKVVADMLSIAGIDRVMVVDLHADQIQGFFDVPVDNLYGTPVLLRDLKQKNYDNLMVVSPDVGGVVRARAMAKLLGEAELAIIDKRRAKANESQVMHIIGDVKDRDCVIVDDIVDTAGTLCKAAAALKEKGARRVVGYITHPVLSGKAIETISNSALDELVVTDTIPLSEEAQNCANIRQITIGPMIAESLRRINNDESISAMFEYES encoded by the coding sequence ATGTCATCTTATATAGCCGTCTTTTCGGGTTCTGCCAACCCACAGCTTGCAAAAACTGTCGCTGATCACCTGCACATTCCTTTGGGTAAAGCAGACATTACTCGCTTTTCTGACGGCGAGATTGCCATCGAGATTAAAGAAAACGTACGTGGTAAGGACGTCTTTATCCTGCAGCCAACGTGTGTACCAACCAATGACAATCTGATGGAAATCGTACTTCTAGCAGATGCCCTGCGTCGCTCAAGTGCAGGTCGTATCACAGCGGTGATTCCATACTTTGGCTATGCACGCCAAGACCGCAGACCACGTTCAGCTCGTGTGCCAATCTCTGCAAAAGTTGTGGCAGATATGTTATCTATCGCTGGCATTGACCGTGTGATGGTGGTAGATTTACACGCTGACCAAATTCAAGGTTTCTTTGATGTGCCAGTAGATAACCTATACGGTACACCTGTCTTGCTGCGTGATCTGAAACAAAAAAATTATGACAATCTAATGGTTGTCTCACCTGATGTTGGTGGCGTGGTGCGTGCTCGTGCTATGGCAAAACTACTGGGCGAAGCTGAACTTGCCATCATCGATAAACGCCGTGCCAAAGCCAACGAATCTCAGGTTATGCACATCATCGGTGATGTCAAAGACCGTGATTGTGTGATTGTTGATGACATCGTTGATACTGCAGGTACACTATGTAAAGCCGCTGCCGCCCTTAAAGAAAAGGGAGCAAGACGTGTCGTAGGCTATATCACACACCCTGTGCTTTCAGGTAAAGCGATTGAGACCATCTCAAACTCTGCACTCGATGAGCTTGTGGTAACTGATACCATTCCACTATCAGAAGAAGCACAAAACTGTGCAAACATTCGCCAAATCACCATAGGCCCTATGATCGCTGAAAGCCTTCGCCGTATCAATAATGATGAGTCAATCAGTGCCATGTTTGAGTACGAATCTTAA
- the ispE gene encoding 4-(cytidine 5'-diphospho)-2-C-methyl-D-erythritol kinase, which produces MATISLFSPAKINLFLHIIGKRNDGYHDLQSVFRALDFGDWLHFTTNDGADDMITLLGDNLPCDFSDNLIIKAVKLLTDNFPRQARPITITLDKHIPTGAGLGGGSSNCATTLIAINKLWNLELKMDDLLIYGAALGADVPFFIFHHYQKTDAIALGIGEKLTAISLPSSRYLLVMPDEHLATADFFAHNTLQKNTALITDLSHQTEKFTWHLQAPFHNCFEPLAVTASAKVANALSYLRTLQEQADATARMTGTGSAVFLPISDDVDDKTLHAWQQASPSRAIVTSSLP; this is translated from the coding sequence ATGGCGACCATATCATTATTTTCACCCGCCAAGATTAATCTATTTTTACACATTATAGGTAAAAGAAATGATGGCTATCATGACTTGCAAAGCGTCTTTCGAGCTTTAGATTTCGGTGATTGGCTTCATTTTACGACCAATGATGGTGCAGATGATATGATTACTTTGCTTGGTGATAATTTACCTTGCGATTTTTCGGATAATTTAATCATCAAGGCGGTCAAACTGTTAACTGATAATTTTCCAAGACAGGCACGTCCAATCACCATCACACTTGATAAACACATACCAACTGGTGCAGGACTTGGCGGTGGCTCATCAAACTGTGCAACCACACTCATCGCCATAAATAAACTATGGAATCTTGAGCTTAAGATGGATGATTTGTTAATCTATGGTGCAGCTTTAGGTGCTGATGTACCCTTTTTTATTTTTCATCACTACCAAAAAACCGACGCCATCGCACTTGGCATTGGAGAAAAGCTGACTGCCATCTCATTGCCAAGTAGTCGCTATCTACTAGTTATGCCTGATGAGCACTTAGCGACGGCTGACTTTTTTGCACATAACACTCTCCAAAAAAACACAGCTCTTATCACCGATCTTAGCCATCAAACAGAAAAATTCACTTGGCACTTACAAGCCCCTTTTCATAACTGCTTTGAGCCATTGGCTGTAACTGCTTCTGCCAAAGTTGCTAATGCTTTATCATACCTTCGCACACTACAAGAACAAGCTGATGCTACTGCTCGCATGACAGGCACAGGCAGTGCGGTATTTTTACCCATTAGTGATGATGTTGATGATAAAACCTTACATGCTTGGCAACAAGCCTCCCCAAGTCGTGCCATCGTCACAAGCAGCCTGCCGTGA
- the lolB gene encoding lipoprotein insertase outer membrane protein LolB: protein MNTIKILITAGLLSLTLVGCQSMNQPTVAPITATINQDSLQFTITGKIGVMQPTTDGKQAGSAFYAWNQDDDRFAIDLTGAFGIGATAISYDGNTATLTSERTGSITADTPEDLLYHATGWQAPISQLPYWIMGRSTPSDISKMTDEKGRLITAKNDAWTCHFIYDGDNKHPDRLRITHTDGTRITLTINHQA, encoded by the coding sequence ATGAATACCATCAAAATCCTAATTACAGCAGGACTGCTTAGCCTTACTCTGGTAGGCTGTCAGTCAATGAACCAGCCAACCGTCGCACCAATAACTGCTACCATCAATCAAGACAGCTTACAGTTTACCATCACAGGTAAAATTGGCGTCATGCAGCCCACGACAGATGGTAAGCAAGCTGGCAGTGCCTTTTATGCATGGAATCAAGACGATGACAGGTTTGCCATTGACTTAACAGGTGCTTTTGGGATTGGAGCGACTGCCATCAGCTATGATGGTAACACTGCCACACTAACAAGTGAGCGTACAGGCAGCATTACTGCTGATACGCCAGAAGATTTATTATATCATGCCACAGGCTGGCAAGCCCCCATCAGTCAGCTGCCCTACTGGATTATGGGACGCTCTACACCCAGCGATATCTCTAAGATGACAGATGAAAAAGGTCGCCTAATCACAGCTAAAAATGACGCTTGGACTTGTCATTTTATTTATGATGGCGATAACAAACACCCCGATCGCCTACGTATCACCCACACAGATGGCACACGAATAACGCTCACCATCAATCATCAGGCATAG
- a CDS encoding tetratricopeptide repeat protein gives MTPSVWHNLSKTARLSTSSFCHAKTKKQKKHTLKSSKKLVVILVCLALANGQAAHAKPSIFEPLLKILLPFYQGDKAKHENPPIDEPIPTKEVLETDEIPSVPDDGSDEDYTPAYTYTPNPSTNALIWELDWLAADDSQPVLDKPDLLQLLTAEFAADRNAPATALAIYKAESFKKDATPVFERALALSIRYESPKDSLAFASAWQKRNPEHTPAWFYVTHLAIKAGKYEQAAKTLAMILDYDPSADLTQIFTGIFPDEPDDQRALFIALRGVHSNNASVSVLRAGLLTRLGDHKAALLNINHALKLEPKNLAFINLKIDILKADHQTDAMWQFIKEKRKQLPHEQSLYLYEIRTLINQGDLAGAWQLLEQAIKNTHNPDVALLGGLVGLDLGKYKESIAILTPLTHNPELSSQAHYYLGIGYERLQDSSKARTHYEKVSDYDHVLDARKKVVAFYLLEERTDAAIATLVRLRDEYEAFAADSYILQAEIYLRQQNKQAAKDLLTAANQKYPDDDRLLFASYQLLEKELSDDEKQEVVNALLALDDQNPNYQLADAKLKLNKNASDQDTIDTITTISQLDIKNPYYSNALQLEALLLLAEHALSQGDYAMVIGYLQAPYNAAPNLQAGILLLQAYRELGDIDKTQQLINDLENRFAFGQKDEYTEQNY, from the coding sequence ATGACCCCATCTGTTTGGCATAATTTATCAAAAACTGCACGACTTTCTACGTCGTCTTTTTGTCATGCCAAAACTAAAAAGCAAAAAAAACACACCCTTAAATCATCAAAAAAACTGGTGGTGATTTTGGTATGCTTGGCTTTAGCAAATGGTCAAGCAGCCCATGCCAAGCCTAGTATTTTTGAGCCACTTCTAAAGATTTTATTGCCCTTTTATCAAGGCGATAAGGCAAAGCACGAAAATCCACCCATTGACGAGCCGATACCTACCAAAGAAGTTCTTGAGACCGATGAGATACCTTCTGTGCCAGATGATGGTAGCGATGAAGATTATACACCAGCGTACACATATACTCCTAACCCTAGCACGAATGCTTTAATTTGGGAGCTTGATTGGCTGGCAGCCGATGACAGCCAGCCTGTGCTTGATAAGCCTGATTTATTACAGTTACTGACAGCAGAGTTTGCCGCCGATCGTAATGCCCCCGCTACAGCACTGGCGATTTATAAGGCTGAATCGTTTAAAAAAGATGCCACACCTGTCTTTGAGCGTGCCTTAGCATTATCAATCCGCTATGAAAGCCCAAAGGATTCTCTTGCCTTTGCCAGTGCATGGCAAAAACGCAATCCTGAGCATACGCCTGCATGGTTTTATGTAACCCATCTGGCAATTAAAGCTGGAAAGTATGAGCAAGCTGCTAAAACCTTAGCGATGATTTTAGACTACGATCCTAGTGCTGATTTAACTCAGATTTTTACAGGGATTTTTCCTGATGAGCCTGATGATCAGCGTGCATTATTTATTGCACTTCGTGGCGTGCATAGTAATAACGCTTCGGTATCTGTTTTAAGGGCAGGTCTATTAACTCGACTTGGTGATCACAAAGCAGCATTATTAAATATCAATCACGCCTTAAAGCTTGAACCAAAAAACCTTGCTTTTATTAACCTAAAAATTGATATTTTAAAGGCAGATCATCAAACGGACGCGATGTGGCAATTTATCAAAGAAAAAAGAAAGCAGCTACCACATGAGCAAAGCCTATATCTGTATGAAATCCGCACCTTAATCAATCAAGGTGACCTTGCTGGGGCGTGGCAACTGCTCGAACAAGCCATTAAAAATACCCACAATCCAGACGTGGCACTGCTTGGCGGGTTAGTTGGGCTTGACCTTGGTAAATATAAAGAATCCATCGCCATTTTAACACCACTTACTCACAATCCAGAGCTTAGCAGTCAGGCACACTATTATCTAGGCATTGGTTATGAAAGACTACAAGATTCATCTAAAGCACGCACTCATTACGAAAAAGTGAGCGACTACGACCATGTGCTAGATGCTCGCAAAAAAGTAGTAGCGTTCTACTTACTTGAAGAACGCACCGATGCTGCAATCGCAACTTTAGTGCGTCTAAGAGATGAATATGAAGCCTTCGCTGCCGACAGCTACATCTTACAAGCAGAAATCTACTTACGCCAACAAAACAAGCAAGCTGCCAAAGACTTACTAACCGCCGCTAATCAAAAATACCCAGATGATGATCGGCTGCTGTTTGCTAGTTATCAGTTGCTAGAAAAAGAACTCAGCGATGACGAAAAACAAGAAGTGGTCAATGCCTTGTTAGCACTTGATGATCAAAACCCCAACTACCAGCTTGCCGATGCTAAGCTTAAACTTAACAAAAATGCTAGCGATCAAGACACCATTGATACTATCACAACGATAAGTCAGCTTGATATTAAAAATCCTTATTATAGCAATGCATTACAGCTAGAAGCACTTTTATTGCTTGCTGAGCACGCCTTAAGCCAAGGGGACTATGCTATGGTTATTGGGTATCTGCAAGCCCCTTATAATGCCGCTCCCAATCTTCAAGCGGGCATTTTATTATTACAAGCATATCGAGAGTTAGGAGATATTGATAAAACTCAGCAGCTCATCAACGACCTAGAAAACCGCTTCGCCTTCGGACAAAAAGACGAGTACACAGAACAAAATTACTAA
- a CDS encoding acetolactate synthase 3 large subunit, which produces MSGAELLVQALVDEGVTHIFGYPGGAVLHIYDALFKQDKIEHILVRHEQAAGHMADAYSRVTGKTGVVLATSGPGVTNTVTAIATAFMDSIPMVVLAGQVPTTLIGDDAFQECDMVGISRPVVKHSFQIRNPADIPTIIKKAFYIASSGRPGPVVVDIPKDMTNPADKFDYVMPNSVSLRSYQPTSKGHGGQIKKAIDVLLSAKRPVVYAGGGVVQGDGCDKLRELADLLNLPVTNTLMGLGAYPATSRQFLGMLGMHGTYEANMTMHHADVILAVGARFDDRVTNNVKKFCPNAQIIHIDIDPTSISKTINAHIPIVGDVKFVLAEMLNIIKGGDRRLDDKALADWWKQILEWRARHGLRYDPDTDAPIHAIMPQRVVETLYKLTDGKAIITSDVGQHQMFAALYYKYDEPRQWLNSGGLGTMGVGLPYAMAAKLAYPERTVVCITGEGSIQMNIQELSTCLQYNLPVKILNLNNAQLGMVKQWQDMLYEGRHAQSYMQSLPDFVKLAESYGHKGVKITNPATMEQELKQALEMDGLVFIDVYVDKSEHVYPMQVAGQSMRDMWLSKGERT; this is translated from the coding sequence ATGAGTGGTGCTGAGCTACTCGTCCAAGCCCTAGTAGATGAAGGTGTTACACACATTTTTGGCTATCCAGGTGGGGCGGTGCTACACATCTATGATGCCCTTTTTAAACAAGATAAAATTGAACACATTCTCGTCCGCCATGAACAAGCGGCAGGGCATATGGCGGACGCTTATAGCCGTGTAACAGGCAAAACAGGCGTGGTGCTTGCCACATCAGGTCCTGGTGTAACCAATACAGTTACCGCCATCGCCACTGCCTTTATGGATAGCATTCCGATGGTGGTCTTGGCAGGGCAAGTGCCTACGACTTTGATTGGCGATGACGCTTTTCAAGAATGCGACATGGTTGGCATCTCTCGTCCTGTGGTCAAACACAGCTTTCAAATCCGAAACCCTGCTGACATTCCAACCATCATCAAAAAAGCCTTTTATATCGCAAGCTCAGGGCGACCGGGTCCTGTGGTGGTGGATATCCCCAAAGACATGACCAATCCTGCGGATAAATTTGATTATGTCATGCCAAACAGTGTGTCACTACGTTCTTATCAACCCACCAGTAAAGGACATGGCGGTCAAATCAAAAAAGCCATCGATGTTTTATTATCCGCCAAACGCCCTGTAGTGTATGCAGGCGGTGGTGTGGTGCAAGGCGATGGGTGTGATAAGCTTCGTGAATTGGCGGATTTGCTCAATTTGCCTGTTACCAACACATTGATGGGGCTTGGGGCGTATCCTGCCACAAGCAGACAGTTTTTGGGTATGCTTGGTATGCACGGGACTTATGAAGCCAACATGACCATGCACCATGCGGACGTGATTTTGGCGGTGGGAGCAAGATTTGATGACCGTGTTACCAATAACGTCAAAAAGTTTTGTCCCAATGCCCAAATTATCCACATTGACATTGACCCAACCAGTATTTCAAAGACCATCAACGCCCACATTCCCATTGTCGGCGATGTCAAATTCGTCCTTGCTGAGATGTTAAACATCATCAAAGGGGGCGACAGACGCTTAGATGACAAAGCATTGGCTGATTGGTGGAAACAAATCTTGGAGTGGCGAGCTCGCCATGGATTGCGTTATGACCCTGACACAGACGCACCCATTCATGCCATCATGCCCCAGCGTGTGGTGGAGACGCTTTATAAACTAACTGATGGCAAAGCGATTATCACAAGCGATGTCGGTCAGCACCAGATGTTTGCCGCTTTATATTACAAATATGACGAGCCTAGACAGTGGCTAAATTCTGGCGGACTTGGCACGATGGGTGTGGGTTTGCCCTATGCGATGGCTGCCAAACTTGCTTATCCTGAACGCACGGTTGTGTGCATCACAGGCGAAGGCTCTATTCAGATGAATATCCAAGAGTTGTCCACGTGTCTACAATACAACCTGCCTGTCAAAATTTTAAATCTGAACAACGCTCAGCTTGGCATGGTCAAGCAGTGGCAAGATATGCTGTATGAAGGTCGCCACGCCCAAAGCTATATGCAGTCGTTGCCTGATTTTGTCAAACTTGCCGAAAGCTATGGACATAAAGGGGTAAAAATTACCAATCCTGCCACCATGGAGCAAGAATTAAAACAAGCCCTAGAAATGGACGGATTGGTATTCATTGATGTGTATGTGGATAAAAGCGAGCATGTCTACCCCATGCAGGTTGCAGGGCAATCCATGCGTGATATGTGGCTATCAAAAGGGGAGCGTACCTAA
- the ilvN gene encoding acetolactate synthase small subunit → MANVQQDQIQKHLISVLMENEAGSLSRVVGLFSQRGYNIDTLNVAATEDPTLSRLTLTTITTSDKIEQITKQLHKLIEVVKVQNLSEVSNGNQIERELMLIKVRAVGACREEVYRTADIFRAQIVDVSANLYTILITGDTGKLDGFIDVIGRDKILEVVRSGVIGIARGERTLAV, encoded by the coding sequence ATGGCGAATGTACAACAAGACCAAATACAAAAGCACTTAATTTCAGTACTCATGGAAAACGAAGCAGGCTCGTTGTCTCGTGTGGTGGGGTTATTTAGTCAGCGTGGTTATAATATTGATACGCTCAATGTCGCCGCCACTGAAGACCCGACGCTGTCTCGTTTGACTTTGACGACCATCACCACGTCCGACAAGATAGAGCAAATCACCAAACAGCTACACAAGCTCATTGAAGTGGTCAAAGTACAAAATTTATCAGAAGTGTCTAATGGCAATCAAATAGAACGAGAACTTATGCTAATTAAAGTACGAGCGGTGGGGGCGTGCCGTGAAGAAGTGTATCGCACGGCGGATATTTTTCGTGCCCAAATCGTGGACGTATCGGCAAATCTTTATACCATCTTGATTACAGGCGATACAGGCAAATTAGATGGTTTTATTGATGTCATCGGACGAGACAAAATTCTAGAAGTCGTGCGGTCTGGGGTGATTGGTATTGCACGGGGCGAGCGGACGCTTGCGGTGTAA
- a CDS encoding putative quinol monooxygenase — MTKVVLKGFIFIPNEKKVQILSALDEHIKLTKQEQGCLVFDIRLDNECQNKYWIYEKFVNKAAFEYH, encoded by the coding sequence ATGACAAAAGTGGTTTTAAAAGGCTTTATTTTTATCCCAAATGAGAAGAAAGTACAGATTTTGTCAGCATTAGATGAGCATATTAAATTGACTAAGCAAGAACAAGGCTGTTTGGTATTTGACATTCGCTTAGATAATGAATGTCAAAATAAATACTGGATATATGAAAAATTTGTTAATAAAGCTGCTTTTGAATATCATTAA
- the tehA gene encoding dicarboxylate transporter/tellurite-resistance protein TehA — MTNMNERKFPIPTSYLGISLGLGASTLAWRHAQVFFDGYAQISLVLGVMASVVWLLHIIAFIIKMIRYPNQLSDEWQHPIQFSFLSMIPITTIIMGDIWYAWYRPVGELLMILGIVGQLAFVFWRVAPLWKGNFCQESVMPPFYLPFVAANFSSAGAMALLGFTDVAYLFFGAGMIAWVIIEPIILQNLRSYTHNQALRPTLGIVLAPAFVGSMAYLSINHGQVDTFAKILWGYGLLQALILLRLLPWIAEKGFVIGLWSFSFGLASMMGTAGILYQHSQLGVVAHTAFWVANAGVCLLIVGTLVRLVQGRFTVK, encoded by the coding sequence ATGACAAACATGAATGAGCGAAAATTTCCTATTCCCACCAGTTATCTTGGGATTTCATTGGGGCTTGGGGCATCGACTCTTGCGTGGCGACACGCGCAGGTGTTTTTTGATGGATATGCACAAATAAGCTTGGTGCTGGGTGTGATGGCAAGTGTGGTGTGGCTTTTGCACATCATCGCCTTTATCATTAAGATGATACGCTATCCAAATCAGCTGTCTGATGAATGGCAACACCCCATACAATTTTCGTTTTTAAGTATGATACCCATCACAACCATCATCATGGGCGATATTTGGTATGCGTGGTACAGACCAGTGGGCGAGCTACTCATGATATTAGGCATTGTTGGGCAATTGGCGTTTGTATTTTGGCGGGTCGCCCCACTTTGGAAGGGTAATTTTTGTCAAGAATCGGTGATGCCACCGTTTTATTTGCCTTTTGTGGCGGCGAATTTTAGCAGTGCAGGGGCAATGGCGTTGCTTGGTTTTACCGATGTGGCGTATTTATTTTTTGGGGCAGGGATGATTGCATGGGTGATTATTGAGCCGATTATCCTACAAAACCTACGCAGTTATACCCATAATCAGGCATTGCGTCCAACCTTGGGAATTGTGCTGGCTCCTGCTTTTGTGGGCAGTATGGCATATCTTAGTATCAATCATGGTCAGGTAGATACTTTCGCAAAAATCCTGTGGGGCTATGGTTTATTGCAGGCGTTGATTTTATTAAGATTATTGCCTTGGATTGCCGAAAAAGGCTTTGTGATTGGACTTTGGTCGTTTTCGTTTGGTTTGGCATCTATGATGGGTACGGCAGGGATTCTTTATCAGCACAGCCAGCTCGGTGTGGTGGCACACACGGCGTTTTGGGTAGCTAATGCAGGTGTGTGCTTACTCATTGTAGGGACGCTCGTTCGGTTGGTGCAAGGGCGGTTTACTGTCAAATAA
- a CDS encoding DMT family transporter: MMNKIIFKPEIFAVIAAILNGTSGVFTRWAFNLNTTPATLAFWKCFLAFVLMAIFCTINNQLTKDVIGLVKHWKKFALLSFLGIFCLYFFETWAFNQASIPLVSFLTYAAGIITLLLSVIFLKEKITVYKIIAFCSIIAGVFFMLLFAKDVKGSLFGVVFALLGGLGYALFIFMSKILKVGSGIAQLFWLFLFGSLFCLYHG; the protein is encoded by the coding sequence ATGATGAATAAAATAATTTTTAAACCAGAGATTTTTGCTGTCATCGCCGCCATATTAAATGGCACAAGTGGCGTATTCACAAGGTGGGCGTTTAATTTAAATACCACGCCTGCGACATTAGCATTTTGGAAGTGTTTTTTGGCTTTTGTATTGATGGCAATTTTTTGCACCATCAATAATCAGCTCACAAAAGATGTAATAGGGCTTGTAAAACATTGGAAAAAATTTGCGTTATTGAGTTTTTTGGGGATTTTTTGTTTATACTTTTTTGAAACTTGGGCATTCAATCAGGCTAGTATCCCTTTGGTGTCCTTTCTAACTTATGCAGCAGGTATTATTACTTTATTGTTATCGGTAATATTTTTAAAAGAAAAAATCACAGTTTATAAGATAATCGCATTTTGTAGTATTATTGCGGGTGTCTTTTTTATGTTGTTGTTTGCAAAAGATGTCAAGGGTAGTTTGTTTGGTGTTGTTTTTGCACTGCTTGGTGGGTTAGGTTATGCGTTATTTATTTTTATGTCAAAAATTTTAAAAGTAGGCAGTGGTATCGCTCAACTTTTTTGGTTGTTTTTATTTGGTAGTTTATTTTGTTTGTACCATGGTTAA
- a CDS encoding EamA family transporter, translated as MQIPASFAWVAILCLVLLPTIGGFYFTTKAVELGEASKVQIIETSDPLFATLFAFIFFGDLLGFYGYIGALLIFVGLLTSIKS; from the coding sequence ATGCAAATACCAGCAAGTTTTGCATGGGTTGCTATACTTTGTTTGGTGTTATTGCCTACTATTGGCGGGTTTTATTTTACAACCAAAGCCGTAGAATTGGGTGAGGCAAGTAAAGTGCAAATTATAGAAACAAGCGACCCACTTTTTGCCACCTTATTTGCGTTTATATTTTTTGGTGATTTGTTAGGATTTTATGGTTACATTGGTGCTTTATTGATATTTGTTGGGCTTTTGACCTCAATTAAATCATAA